A genome region from Desulfurella sp. includes the following:
- a CDS encoding efflux RND transporter periplasmic adaptor subunit — translation MKKIVLLIIAIVIANYYTLAKAVEVKIGYPKTCTGYEKIKAYGKVQTTQNITIFAPVSGIIKIDSNFSTVKSGQLIARIYPPNLSKQIENAKLNVDAAYTNLQNTIELKNIHMATAQEIEKAKILYYQAKSNLERLSAQIEKSKIYAPFSGSLEFLVPNQTYVILNQPIAHLAGNTNLWIKAYVSPDYIDKLKIDQIVYYYSHNIKHKGSIAQIEHNADANGLVPIFINTNNKALIAGQWVNLEIPVIKNTQFCVPKSAIVSKDSKTYVFIVKDNVVYQKQVNLINISNNTAYINGNLNKNEPLAISATDRLKNNIKVKIIK, via the coding sequence ATGAAAAAAATAGTTTTACTAATCATTGCTATTGTAATTGCAAATTATTATACTTTAGCTAAGGCAGTTGAGGTAAAGATAGGCTACCCAAAAACTTGTACAGGCTATGAAAAAATAAAAGCTTATGGTAAAGTACAAACAACACAAAATATAACAATTTTTGCACCTGTCAGCGGTATTATCAAAATAGACTCAAATTTCAGTACTGTAAAAAGTGGCCAATTAATTGCTAGAATATATCCGCCTAATCTTTCAAAACAAATTGAAAATGCTAAATTAAATGTTGATGCAGCCTACACCAACCTTCAAAACACAATTGAATTGAAAAATATCCATATGGCTACTGCTCAAGAAATAGAAAAAGCAAAAATACTCTATTACCAAGCAAAAAGCAATTTAGAACGGCTAAGTGCCCAAATCGAAAAGTCTAAAATTTATGCACCTTTTTCTGGAAGTTTAGAGTTTCTTGTCCCAAACCAGACTTATGTAATACTAAATCAACCCATAGCTCATTTGGCAGGAAACACGAATTTATGGATTAAAGCTTATGTATCACCAGATTATATAGATAAATTAAAAATAGATCAAATTGTCTATTATTATTCCCACAACATAAAGCATAAAGGTTCAATTGCTCAAATTGAGCATAACGCAGATGCAAATGGTCTTGTCCCTATTTTTATAAATACGAATAATAAAGCTCTCATTGCCGGACAATGGGTAAATCTTGAAATTCCTGTTATAAAAAACACTCAATTTTGTGTGCCAAAAAGCGCTATTGTTTCTAAAGACTCTAAAACTTATGTATTTATTGTAAAAGATAATGTAGTATACCAAAAACAAGTAAATCTTATAAATATTTCAAACAATACAGCTTATATTAATGGTAATCTCAATAAAAACGAACCTTTAGCTATCAGTGCAACAGATAGACTAAAAAACAATATTAAAGTAAAAATTATAAAATGA
- a CDS encoding efflux RND transporter permease subunit — protein sequence MNKYLNFLWSNKTTVFLCGILIIFGGIFSLFRLPESIFPNVNFPKVSILVHNQYLPVKYMLVSVTRPLEEAARTEPSVILVRSQTGNGLSKIHVYFNSNVNPKTAYLMLQARIAKINLPPDSNLSIRLMEPNIYPFAEYALVSNKIDSSNMMSYYYFQVKPTVLGINGVYKVEETSRGWPEINIAIDPQKLLQYKISPQQIIHYLILNQGPFFSGVMNYFNQQFNLSTTSIDNIKDLSNFTIPIKSRNSEFIPLTLDKIADIKIQNPPLIKEAKVSGYKHALIMDILSQNKANEVKVSKELQKVFETIKDRLPHGIKLIKIYDLSDLIKSNLNDVWSALILGSIIALIVVMLFIGRIDGALSVFIVVPLSLSLTFIALYLMGFGLNIMTLGGICASIGAMIDHAIVIIERGLQNIESNTKKRLSGVFKRLKDILLPMSLATITSTVVFIPLIFLPGTLGLLFKHMAITIIIALIASQLIALTFTPILSMIIVYRKTYKKNKPKNRKLYFMFSHTLIFFMRRPWISIIIVFLVAATGYVCFKNLPTAFLPKWDEGLISVPFRTPVGSSVETTTKIGELLMNEASKNPNVDKVSLMVGRGFGNSFSTPNKAIMMIVLKKDRKESTQKVMLELDKKFKTIAPNLISLNSSQIMVNRLGDLSGSHAPLEVFLFGSDPDKLFKEGQKLYKILAKNKDFESVTYKSPSAGPEIEFNPNYFATVNNINSKNLADTIKLYFWGENAGFLLKGEQLFPIRITLKDKPQTIQELKSLNIIHNDMPMALNMLSDIDIKSNVPYITHQNLVPYSYIWVKPYYHIGLTKAAKDIDNIVKRMNLPHDISYSIGGYYKQQTKSFQNMYLILTIALFILLILFGFQFSSQKCAIVAIIAISSTASFSLLSLLIARLNLDSTAFLGILLVFAIVVNNIILIFSRSKQLSKTHTHKSVALAVRSRLRPIIMTMSADIVGFLPLAIGIGKGTDLLKPLATATIGGLIFGAFASLIIAPSLFSLFSIVKYKKLK from the coding sequence ATGAATAAATACTTAAATTTTTTGTGGAGTAACAAAACTACTGTATTTTTATGCGGTATTTTAATTATTTTTGGCGGCATATTTTCCCTTTTTAGATTACCAGAAAGTATCTTTCCTAACGTAAATTTTCCTAAAGTATCTATACTTGTACATAATCAATATTTACCAGTAAAGTATATGCTTGTAAGTGTTACAAGACCGCTAGAAGAAGCAGCAAGGACTGAGCCTAGCGTAATTCTTGTAAGATCACAAACAGGCAATGGTCTATCAAAAATTCATGTTTATTTTAATTCAAATGTTAATCCAAAAACCGCATACCTTATGCTACAAGCAAGAATAGCAAAAATCAATTTACCCCCGGATTCAAATTTAAGTATCCGTTTAATGGAACCAAACATATATCCATTTGCAGAATATGCCCTTGTTTCAAACAAAATTGACAGTTCAAACATGATGAGTTATTATTATTTTCAAGTAAAACCCACGGTTCTTGGTATAAACGGTGTTTATAAAGTAGAAGAAACTTCGCGAGGTTGGCCTGAAATTAATATAGCTATTGATCCCCAAAAGTTATTGCAATATAAAATATCACCTCAACAAATAATACACTATCTTATTTTAAATCAAGGACCTTTTTTTTCGGGAGTAATGAATTATTTCAATCAACAATTTAACCTCTCAACTACAAGTATAGATAATATCAAAGATTTATCTAATTTCACAATTCCTATAAAATCCAGAAATTCCGAATTTATACCGTTAACATTAGATAAAATAGCTGATATAAAAATCCAAAATCCACCATTAATAAAAGAAGCTAAAGTATCTGGATACAAGCATGCATTAATAATGGATATACTTTCCCAAAATAAAGCTAATGAAGTAAAGGTATCTAAAGAACTTCAAAAAGTCTTTGAAACAATTAAAGATAGACTGCCTCATGGTATAAAACTAATAAAAATTTATGATTTAAGCGACTTAATTAAAAGTAACCTGAATGATGTGTGGAGTGCGCTTATTTTAGGTAGCATCATTGCATTGATAGTTGTAATGCTATTTATAGGTAGAATAGATGGTGCTTTAAGTGTGTTTATAGTAGTTCCGCTTTCTTTATCTTTAACTTTTATTGCTCTATATTTAATGGGTTTTGGATTAAATATAATGACACTTGGTGGAATTTGCGCTTCAATTGGTGCGATGATAGACCATGCCATAGTTATAATTGAAAGGGGCCTGCAAAACATAGAAAGCAATACAAAGAAAAGATTGTCCGGTGTTTTTAAAAGGTTAAAAGATATACTGCTTCCCATGAGTTTGGCTACTATAACTTCAACTGTTGTGTTTATTCCTCTTATCTTTTTGCCAGGCACATTAGGGTTGTTATTTAAACATATGGCTATTACTATAATTATAGCTCTTATTGCATCACAACTAATTGCTTTAACTTTTACACCAATATTATCTATGATAATTGTATATCGCAAAACCTATAAAAAAAATAAACCAAAAAATAGAAAACTATACTTTATGTTCAGTCATACATTAATTTTTTTTATGAGAAGGCCATGGATTTCTATCATTATAGTTTTTTTGGTCGCAGCAACAGGCTATGTTTGTTTCAAAAATTTACCAACAGCCTTCTTGCCAAAATGGGATGAAGGTTTAATTTCTGTACCATTTAGAACGCCTGTTGGAAGCAGTGTAGAAACTACAACAAAAATAGGTGAACTTTTAATGAATGAAGCTTCGAAAAATCCAAATGTTGACAAAGTTTCTTTAATGGTTGGCAGAGGTTTTGGAAACTCTTTTTCTACACCAAACAAAGCTATCATGATGATCGTATTAAAAAAAGACAGAAAAGAAAGCACACAAAAAGTTATGTTAGAATTAGATAAAAAATTTAAAACTATAGCACCTAACCTTATTTCATTAAATTCATCACAAATTATGGTAAATAGGCTTGGTGATTTATCTGGTTCTCATGCTCCTTTAGAAGTTTTTCTATTTGGTAGCGATCCGGATAAATTATTCAAAGAAGGACAAAAACTTTATAAAATACTTGCAAAAAATAAAGATTTTGAATCTGTCACATATAAATCGCCTTCTGCAGGCCCAGAAATAGAATTTAACCCTAATTATTTTGCTACGGTAAATAATATAAACTCAAAAAATTTAGCTGACACAATCAAACTCTATTTTTGGGGTGAAAATGCAGGTTTTTTGTTGAAAGGTGAACAGTTATTTCCAATAAGGATAACACTTAAAGACAAACCACAAACAATTCAAGAACTTAAATCTTTAAATATTATTCACAATGATATGCCTATGGCTTTAAATATGCTATCCGACATTGATATAAAAAGCAACGTTCCATACATTACACACCAAAATTTAGTGCCTTATTCATATATATGGGTCAAACCATATTATCACATAGGTTTGACAAAGGCTGCAAAAGATATTGATAATATAGTTAAGCGTATGAATCTTCCACATGACATTAGCTATTCTATTGGTGGCTATTACAAACAACAAACAAAAAGTTTTCAAAATATGTATCTAATACTAACGATAGCGCTTTTTATTTTGCTAATACTTTTTGGTTTTCAATTTTCGAGTCAAAAATGTGCTATAGTTGCAATAATAGCTATTAGCTCAACTGCGAGTTTTTCTTTATTGTCACTTTTAATAGCGCGACTAAATCTTGATAGTACAGCTTTTTTAGGTATACTGCTTGTATTTGCTATTGTAGTAAACAATATAATACTCATATTTTCAAGATCAAAACAATTAAGCAAAACTCACACGCACAAAAGTGTAGCCCTTGCTGTTCGTAGCAGATTAAGACCAATTATTATGACAATGAGCGCTGATATTGTTGGTTTTTTGCCTTTAGCCATAGGTATTGGCAAAGGTACTGATTTATTGAAACCCCTTGCTACTGCTACTATTGGTGGTTTGATTTTTGGTGCTTTTGCATCTCTAATAATAGCTCCTTCTTTGTTCAGTTTATTCAGTATTGTAAAATATAAAAAGCTAAAGTAG
- a CDS encoding methyltransferase domain-containing protein, giving the protein MENQSAIKNNFGSKAINYRLSSTHSNLIDLERMIDFLKPKPDDMVLDVATGAGHTAVAFARNKCSVVAIDITKEMILEAKKTLLHSNVYGVEFLEADVHRLPFKDETFDIVACRFAAHHFYNIQKALQEMCRVLKPKAKLYVLDCSVIDGEEIERQINRLEVLRDNSHVCSYSKRQWIDLLKSLPVKIDYINLIKTQYKLPEWFDRMGTSADNRQKIFELLNNLSKDSKTFYQFNETFIDSYYIEIIAKKI; this is encoded by the coding sequence GTGGAAAATCAGAGTGCAATAAAAAACAATTTTGGTAGCAAAGCTATAAATTACAGATTGAGTTCAACTCATTCAAATTTAATTGATTTAGAAAGAATGATTGATTTTCTAAAACCAAAACCAGATGATATGGTTTTGGATGTTGCCACAGGTGCTGGTCATACGGCTGTAGCATTTGCCAGAAATAAATGTAGCGTGGTTGCTATTGACATTACCAAAGAAATGATTTTAGAAGCCAAAAAAACCCTACTGCACTCCAATGTTTATGGTGTTGAGTTTTTAGAAGCAGATGTGCATCGATTGCCATTTAAAGATGAAACTTTCGATATAGTTGCTTGTAGGTTTGCAGCTCACCATTTTTACAATATACAAAAAGCGTTACAAGAAATGTGTAGAGTTTTAAAACCAAAAGCAAAATTATATGTTTTGGATTGTAGTGTAATTGATGGTGAGGAAATAGAAAGACAAATAAATAGATTAGAAGTTTTAAGGGATAATTCTCATGTTTGTTCTTATTCTAAAAGACAATGGATAGATCTACTTAAAAGTTTACCTGTAAAAATTGATTATATTAATCTTATAAAAACACAATACAAGTTACCAGAATGGTTTGATAGAATGGGGACTTCTGCCGATAATAGACAAAAAATCTTTGAGTTATTGAACAATCTTTCTAAAGATTCTAAAACATTTTACCAATTTAACGAAACATTTATAGATTCATATTATATAGAGATAATTGCAAAAAAGATATAA